The sequence below is a genomic window from Ipomoea triloba cultivar NCNSP0323 chromosome 2, ASM357664v1.
cttctatttccggccgggatagttagtgaaccgagtggaagtgagagagtgcgcgatagcggcctctcacgagcccaactcatctatatctccgctcttaatccgaaaggatgagatccgagaggagtggtaggcaaggtgttcgataaaatgcctcaaccgaatgaggattgagagtttgagtgtgacgccactcaatactaataccgtgactccctagatcaatcccgaaacccaattccaagctacctacgataatcaatcctttggcttaactttggcatgcacccctttcttttacctttcgcattttccatcttattttacctttaaaacctttacccaaccaaccatgaacaaactctctccctttgattcttgtaactcttacctatcaacctcttaaatgccaacataaattcggttcccattcgccatccttgagagacacgacactcggggagtcttgactatTCGTTTTATCACCTCACATTCACTTCCACTATATTACATCCATCAGAACTCTAGTGTCAATGTTAATGTGCTGAATACCCATCCCCAGTTTGTTAACTTGCAGGTTGATGATAAGAGATCCCACCCTTGGCTACTAACGGTGGTATATGGCAGCCCTAACATGCTGCTTAGAAGGAGGTTATTTGCATATTTGACTTCGCAAAATCTTGGCGACCAACATCAATGGTTGGCAATTGGAGATTTCAATTCAGTCATAGGCCCCAGGAAATGATATGGTGCTGTTTGGGGAAGCTACAATAACGCAAGCAGCAGAAATGAAGAGGTGCCTGGACGAGTTTTGCACAGTTTCTGGACAAAGGGTTAATTTCAGCaagtcaaatttatttttctcgaAGAATACTCCGCATGAAGTTCAACAGGAGATAGCAGACTTGACTAGGATTCCTAAGGTCTCAAACCTAGGGAAATACTTAGGAATCCCATCAATCCTAGGTTTGAGACCTTAGGAATCCCATCAATCCATGGTAGGTTGAAGAATGAATCATTTTCAGGCATTCTAGATATAATGAGGAACAGACTAGCGGGATGGAAGTCAAAAACGTTATCATTGGCGGGCAGACAAGTGTTGGCATAGTCAGTCCTCTCTTCAATCCCATTCTACATGATGCAAACCACATTAATTCCTGTAGGAGTGATTACCAATATGGAGAAATTAATAAGAAGTTTCTTATGGGGCAACCTAGGAGGAGAAAGAAAGTGCTATCTGGTTAGATGGGACACGGTGACTAAAAGCAAAGAGAATGGTGGATTAGGGATTCGAAGACTTGCTGAAATGAATAAAGCCTTCCTTGCAAAGCTGGGCTGGCGAATAATGATAGATGAAGATAGCCTATGGGTGCAGGTGTTTAAAGCAAAGTATGCGATTCAATCGGCGGACTGCTCTTTGTGGCGCCCAAAAAACACCATGTCCAACGCATGGCGAGGTATCCTTAAAGCAGTCCCCATTTTACAACAAGGCATCAGAAAGTTGGTAAGGAACGGGAAAGATACACTGTTTTGGAAAGATAATTGGATAGGAGATGCCCTGCTTCATGAGCTATCCGGCTGAAGATATTAACAAAGCAGTCGCTGACTATTGGGACGTAGGCTGGAAATGGCATACATTCGAGAACCGCCTACCAACTGAATACTTGAACAAAATAGTTGCAGTTATAATATCGGATGAGGATGGCGAAAGGGATATCATGGGATGGAAAGGGGATTCCAGTGGATCCTTCTCTGTGAGTTCTGCCTATTGCATTACGGCGAATGATCAAATGCTATCAGTAGAACTGGCCAAGTGGAACAACATTTGGAAGCTTAAGATCCCTAACCGGATAAGGATGTTCATCTGGCAGCTAGGCATGAGAAGATCCTCACTAACAACAGCAGACGAAGAAGTGGGTTAACAATGGACGATAGATGTTGGAACTGCTCTAATGTGGTTGAAGATACAGACCATGTCTTGCGCAAGTGCCCCAGAGCCAGAGAATTATGGTCAGCAATATTACCAAACCAGCACAGAGCTTATGAATCTCACTCTATGCTTGATTGGTTGGATAATGGCATCTCGCTCAAGAAGTCTAGAAATACACCTGGTAAAGATAGTTCCTTATTCGCTATCACACTatggtggatttggaagtggCGCAACAATGCTGTTTTTAACAACAAAGTAACTCCCCTATGGACCAGGGTAAGCTGGATTATGTCCTAATGGGATGAGATTAACACTGCTTTCACTAGAGCTGAGAACCAACAGATTATAGACAACCAAAGGAGTTGGAAGAAGCAGTGTTGGTCTAAACCCTGTGGCCAGTTCTTGAAAATGAATGTAGATGGCTCTGTTGACCCTTCAACTAACAGAGCTGGGTGTGGTGGTATATTAAGAGATAATGAAGGGAAATGGAAGGGAGGTTTTGTCAGCAACATTGGGTCTTGCTCACCTCTTCAAGCCGAGGCATGGGCCCTGTTGAGAGGCATACAACTAGCAGTACGGATGGGATGCAAAAAGGTCATCTTTGAATGTGACTCACAGGAGGTTGTGGAGAACATTTATAAGGATAGCGCGTTGAATGCAATAGCTCACAATATTTTAGTAGCTTGCAAGAAGGAGTTGCACAGAATCGAAGTATGGCAGGTAGTTTGGGTTGCAAGGGAACAAAATAGGACTGCTGACAAGTTGGCAGCACTGTTTAGAACCTTTGACAGGGGTGTACATCTCCTACATGAGCCACCAGATGCTATTAGAGACTCCTTAGAAGATGATACTCTTGGCATCCCTTGTTGGTGAAATGCCTATGGAAATAGCTAATATTATAAATTGTATAACCTGGGTCTCCCCCTTCCAattgaaataaaagaaaatacaaagacatttcggtctttaattatgaattttttcaaacaagtaaacatacaaatatagtaGGGTTcgtcaactcactttgtataaaaatgaccGAAATACTTTTGTATTGAAcaatatttcaacgattttgttaacgggtaccaaaaatggtcatgtcacaataatgctagaagcaaatataaatattttaataaaaaaagactaaaaatagactataacctataaatctatgaaaaaaatagaattaattatatatatatatataatatttaaattatttattttaaatacaaatattggaCATTAAATCAGATATACTTACAAACTAGTTTGTTTACGAATCGGGTCTTGCTGCGGAAACAACCTGAGGTCCGAAGAAACAACGAGAAAGAGATCCCTCATCTAACAGAACACTCATTAGTTTCAAAAATTGCATTCGAACAACCGAACAAACATAATTCTTCATTCCTGCATCACTATACGCTTATATATACTCATAGGGAGAGACGGAGATCGGAATTCTGAGGTAAAGGCAAATCAGCAATGGAGGCGTCGCtaggcggaggaggaggaggaggatcaGAGAGGGACAAGTCCAACTCAACAACCTCTTCAGCTACTCCGATCGCCGCTGTCGCTACTTTCTGGAAAGGTACTACTGCTTTCTTCGACTTCAGTTGTCAACTGCAATTGTGTAACTATCGTCTTTTGGCGGTAAATTGTGGTAAATTCACATTGAAGCATTCCTGGATggaaaaaaattgcattttgaACTTCTAGATGTTAATAGAGCATAcgcccaatatatatatacttatatatagaAATGATGTTTGCTTCTATGAATCATACCATGTGTGTAGAATGTTGGAATGTTCAAGTTCACAGGGGTAGTGTGGCAATGTAGTAGAATGTCTCGAAATGGAAACTATTGGATAATCATAGATTTATACTGCACTTGCATTCTGTAGATTCATTTGTTAGCAACCAAAAAACAGCATTGGGTAATAGTATACTCTGTAGTAGATAATAGGTTCTAGTCCAAAAGCACCTGATTTTGTAGTTCTATATTTCATGTTAGAGATAAATTTGTTCCAATTCCTGTTTGTTTTTAGACTTTGATTTAGAGAAAGAAAGGACTATACTGGATGAGCAAGGCCTAAGAATTGCTGAAAATCAGGAGAATAGTCAGAAAAACCGTCGAAAGCTTGCTGAGAGCACACGAGGTATTGCTGTAAACTATTCATTTTTATGCCAAGTATAATACTCTGTATAATTTACAAACCTGCTTACAATGCCTTGCTTTCATTCTCCAAATACATAGATGAGTATTCATTTTTAGCTAATCCTGATCGAATAATTTATAgtgtgtgcatttttttttttgtttttgttttttttttttttttaatttgcctCTTGACAGATTTCAAAAAAGCTTCAAATGAAGAGAAATTGAACTTATTCAACTCTTTACTTAGGGGTTACCAAGAAGAAGTTGATAATCTTACCAAAAGAGcaaaatttggggaaaatgcTTTTCTTAACATATATCAAAAACTTTATGAGGCACCAGATCCTTATCCAGTTATTGCTTCAATTTCTGTAAGTGCAAGTTTGGATATACCACGTATAATTTATCtcaatttttttcccttttcctgATTATAATGTATTGCCTCTATGCAGGAAAAAGATTTGAAATTATCAGAATTGGAGTCTGAGAATCGTAAAATGAAGGTAGAGCTTGAAGAGTTTCGTATGGAGGCAACTCATCTAAAGAACCAACAAGCAACAATAAGGAGGCTTGAAGAGCGTTGCCGCCAATTAGAACAACAGGCCAGTAGTATTTTTCAAACATTTCAGTAATCCGAAGTGTCAATTACTTTTTTTGCAGCAACATCTGGGGCCATCTTTATGGTgcataaatttttagttaaaatagtcTAGCATTTTTGCttgtaaaattgttatttttgagCAACTGCTAGATTTTAATGTATTGACATTAATGTTTGAGTAATATCAAGGCTATTAGTTGTAGATTATCATGAGAGTTAAATATGTCTATTACATTTGCATTTCAAAAAAATCTACTGCAGTAAAAATTTCATGAATGGAAAAAGTTGGTGCCTGAGGCATGCACTTCTTTTTACTATTCAGATGGAGGAAAAAGTGAAGGAAATCGTGGAGATTAAACAGCGCAGTTTGGCAGAAGAAAACCAGAAAACCTTGGAGGTTTTGAAAGAAAGGTATTTATCCTGTGGAAATATGGTATAGTCAAAATGAATTCTTGCACTTCCAGGCTTCTGACATTTAGTATTCTCCGAAGAATAAGTAGCTTGAATCATATTTATCCTAGTGTACTATGCATATCATGATTTGTTGCCCTTTTGTTGGTGTAGGGAACAATTATTGCAGGATCAACTAAGACAGGCTCAAGAAAGTGTTTCTAACATGCAAAAATTACATGAACTTGCCCAGAGCCAGTTGTTTGAAGTTCGTGCTCAGTCAGGTCCTACAGTGGTCTTGATAACTCTTGCTTGATGCATAGAGTTGTCAACTATTGTCATCCTCATCTTGTAGTGTTTTCTAGAAGTTTGATAGAAAGTGTTTTACTAGCTATGCACATTATGGTTAACTTTATTTGTGGTCTCTTTTCCAATCTTATTATTATAGAGGAAGAGGGAGCAGCAAAACAATCAGAAGTCAATCTCTTAATGGATGAAGTTGAACGGGCTCAAGCTCGCCTTCTCAGTCTTGAGAGAGAAAAGGTGTGTTGTTCAAAATGCTTACTAATATAAGAGGGTTGGAGTAGCCTTTAACTTCGCTTCTTGTCTATCAGTTGCATGATTGTCACTTGTATTTAATGTTTGTTCTTAAATTGAGATGATTTTCTGTATTTTGCTGGGTTGAACCCTGCCTCCAAGCTCAAGAGACGGGAGAAATGGAAGAAGAGACAGAAACTTTGCTTTAGTTTTGACTTCTATACAACAGGAAAACATTTTCACTTGAGTAACATACGGAACATTTTTACTTGATAGAGTGGAAAATCACAGGTGAAAAAGTGGTTTCATTCTTCTGACATCAACCAACCCTTTCTGAAGTGTATATTAGTTGGAAATTATTAGTGAGTTTTGTGTGCATTTACTATTGTTAAAATCACGGAGTTGAAACTACATTGTTTGCATATTAAATTTGAGAGCTTGTTCTCTGTGTCTGTTTGTGGGTTGAATGTAAAGAGTTCATTTAAAATTCTTTCAGAAATTCACTCTTTCTCCTCCTGTAGCTGTTTTGTGCATTCAAACATGATCGATGACTATTTAGTTAATACACTCTTGGTTGCTTTTAattatgcttatttatttatttatttttttatatgaatgTCTTTAATTCTTTAAACCTTTTGAGTTTCATTTAGGGATTGCTGCGTTCCCAGTTACAGTCAGCAAATGAAGATAATGATGACGGGAAAAGGTGAGTTTCTTGGTATCCTTTGTTGCACTTTGTTTACTATTGGTAGTTAAAATATGTCTAGTTTGATATAGGGTTTGTGAAATTCAATGATGTGCCAAAGccttttatcatttttattctatAGCTTAATTAcacgcacgcacacacacacacacacacacacatatttatatttacgaTTTTCATTTTggcttttgttttttatttttgtgttctgAAGGAGTTTCTTTGTCATTGTTCTATTACTTTCAATGATTAAATGACATCTTCCCCTCCACACTTATTTGAGGTAGCCCGTGAATGAAGAAACTAGAAGAAGGTTTGGgtaaagaagaggaagaaaatgtttatgaattatgaattcAAAATCTAGGTTCATCTGAATGGATAAGTGGGCAACCATGTCCAAAGGTGGTTCATAATTTAGCTGTATTGCCAGCAATATATCTTTAGCAATTGGTTCGGTTCAGAGAGAATTAATGCTAGAAGTTCACATTATATTCATATCTTGCTCTCCATGGTGTAAAGAAAAGCATATTTCGAGGAATGAGTTGGAACAACTTCAGGTAAAACAAAAGCTGATGGCAAGTGGAATGAATTATTGTCTTTAACATAGGAgttctgaaaaatgaaaatctCTTAATCTGTGAAACCAAAAACTTCAGATACTCTTTTTCACATGGTATCTgctctattttattattagagTATACCAGATTAGGAAGACTTGTGAGCTTGAGCTTGGGCCTAGTCATAACTTCAAGTTTCCATTCTTTACCTTAATAGAGTGAACTAGGAAATTGGATCATGTGTTCATTTCATAAATTAGTTTAATGCATGGAATTGTTAATGACTAGATGCACCATGGCATCTGTCACATTTTCTATATTAGTTATTTCTCTTGCTCTTCTTTTGATCTTTGCTGGATGGGTTTGCAGGACCGATCACTCTAACTTCTCTGTGCTGTGGTTTCAGTGATAATTTGGATGGAAATAGCATCCTTGAGAAGTCTCTGAGTGCCAAGGAGAAGTTAGTCTCTGAATTAAATGCAGAACTACATAATCTGGAGAACACCTTATCAAATGAGCGAGAACAACACATGAGTGAGATGAAGAAGCTAAATGCTCTTATTCATGAAAAGGTACTCATTTTCTGTTCGTCTAGATCCACCAGTTACTATACTGGAGGAGTATGATTGTGCTCCTGCATGTCATAGCTGGAACGGTTAGGTTTAGTAGTCCATGCATGTGGAAATGAACTTCTCCTAAATATGAACCAATGTTTTCCAAGTCACAAATGAAGTAACATCACCATTGCACCAAGGCTCATATGCGATATTTATAAATGCATTCTATGTTGAGgcatatatctaaaaacataataagtgtgaatgaaggttatacccttcatttatgtccgttttttccgttaagtttttttgtacattatgctataaaagttgtactttacaatatattagacaaacatacccttaccgttataacttccgttatcttttccactattgttaccatgcacatgcatccactatatattttcttatttttttcaataataataatatatacacattatatattggagttatatgttagttattttctaaaatataaatataaaatttataaaaatattttacattattattactatttataataatataaatatctaaaatctaaataaatttaaaatttattataaaatattaatattgggcacatatttttttgcgcatcgcgcatagaaaaaactagtatacAAATTGTTAAGAGAGATTTAGAGTTTGTTGTATTTCTTCCTTGTCTCAATAGAGAGACAATAGACAAATATATACAAACTAGAAAGGCAGACATATTTCTACAGACACAACTTTTGAgtttcaacactccccctcaagctggagcatGTATATCATATGCaccaagcttgttacaaatatattcAATCTTATGACTTCTTAAAGCTTTAGTAAatatatcagctaattgattaTTTGAACCTACAAAAGATGTAGTAATATCTCCAGATGCAACTTTGTCTCGAACAAAATGGCAATCGATTTCAATGTGCTTCATTCTTTCATGAAAAACTGGATTTGATGCAATATGCAAAGTGATGCATTCGTTGTTCAGCAATACTACCGCAAAAGGCGCAAATCTCACAGATTAGCCATGCCCTCGATTTAAGTAGTTTGATTTATTCTCTTGACTTTTTTATCTCAATTAGTATTATTCAGAATTTCCTTATAGTTGGTAATTATCTTTCCTTCCTTAGTTAATTATCTTGGTAGTCCTTAAATAGGGCAGCAATATGTGATTGAAAGACAAGTtggaatttgaataaaaatcattCAAGAAGATTTCTCTTCTTCCAACTCTCTGTCCTTATTTCTCAGACTCTTCTACTACCACCATAGGTAGGAAAAAGTCTGCTTCTTCCTCTTCATCAGTATCCCATAGACCCGTAACGCGAAGCCAAACCCAAGATCATATCAACTTGGTTCCCGTTGCCGGCGTTATGGGCACTATCATCACAGAGGATGCTTTCAAAGCACTGCAGAAATCAGTTCGCGCCCTAGAAACTTGTGTTGACAAAGTTGAAAATCTCTCTTCCACTGTGTCCTCTCTTTCTGCAACACAACACCAACAGGCAGCTACCCTTGCTAACctagaaaaaatgatgaaacaacTCTTGA
It includes:
- the LOC116010523 gene encoding protein CASP-like, whose translation is MEASLGGGGGGGSERDKSNSTTSSATPIAAVATFWKDFDLEKERTILDEQGLRIAENQENSQKNRRKLAESTRDFKKASNEEKLNLFNSLLRGYQEEVDNLTKRAKFGENAFLNIYQKLYEAPDPYPVIASISEKDLKLSELESENRKMKVELEEFRMEATHLKNQQATIRRLEERCRQLEQQMEEKVKEIVEIKQRSLAEENQKTLEVLKEREQLLQDQLRQAQESVSNMQKLHELAQSQLFEVRAQSEEEGAAKQSEVNLLMDEVERAQARLLSLEREKGLLRSQLQSANEDNDDGKSDNLDGNSILEKSLSAKEKLVSELNAELHNLENTLSNEREQHMSEMKKLNALIHEKDVSLEEMKKELQTRPTTKLVDDLKKKVKILQAVGYNSIEAEDWEAATTGEEMSKLESLLLDKNRKMEHELTQLKVKLSEKTSMLETAEAKIDELTAKVSEQQRLIQKLEDDILKGYSSREKKSTIFEEWDLSQSGGTEQSGDAAQRRSPPDQDQSSMLKVICNQRDRFRARLRETEEEIRQLKEKIGILTTELEKSKADNVKLYGKIRFIQDYNSERVISRGSKKYAEDLESGFSSEVESKYKKLYEDDINPFAAFSKKEREQRYKELGLREKITLSSGRFLLGNKYARSFAFFYTIGLHILVFTCLYRMSALSHISNVPEDKMVNLPHPQ